The Pedobacter roseus genome contains a region encoding:
- a CDS encoding four helix bundle protein — protein MNYKLEDLEVYNLSELISDKIWDIVMGWDYFAKDTIGKQICRAADSISANIAEGYGRYHFKENKNFCYYSRGSILEVKSFLRKSKNRNLISEDCYSELYAELQTMHLKLNAYIKYIGKNLNKF, from the coding sequence ATGAATTATAAATTAGAGGATTTAGAAGTCTATAATCTTTCAGAACTGATTTCTGATAAAATCTGGGATATCGTTATGGGATGGGATTATTTCGCAAAAGATACCATAGGAAAACAAATATGCCGGGCGGCTGATTCTATCAGTGCAAACATTGCCGAAGGATATGGCCGGTATCATTTTAAAGAGAATAAAAACTTTTGTTACTATAGCCGGGGCTCGATCTTGGAAGTAAAATCATTTCTGAGGAAATCAAAAAACAGGAATTTAATATCTGAAGATTGTTACTCAGAACTTTATGCCGAACTACAAACTATGCACTTAAAACTGAATGCTTACATTAAGTATATCGGCAAAAATCTAAATAAATTTTAA
- a CDS encoding thymidylate synthase, producing the protein MKQYLDLMQHVLDHGAQKHDRTGTGTISVFGYQMRFNLQEGFPMVTTKKLHLKSIIHELIWFLTGDTNIKYLKDNGVRIWDEWADENGNLGPVYGSQWRSWPTPDGQHIDQITNIINTIKNNPDSRRIIVSAWNVAEIENMALPPCHAFFQFYVADGKLSCQLYQRSADIFLGVPFNIASYALLTMMVAQVCGLQAGDFIHTLGDAHLYNNHIEQANLQLSREPKPLPTMKINPDVKSIFDFKFEDFTLENYEAHPHIKGIVAV; encoded by the coding sequence ATGAAACAATATTTAGATTTAATGCAGCATGTGCTTGATCATGGCGCTCAAAAACACGATCGTACCGGCACGGGAACAATAAGCGTTTTTGGTTATCAAATGCGTTTTAACCTTCAGGAAGGTTTCCCTATGGTAACCACAAAGAAACTGCATTTAAAATCTATTATTCATGAACTGATCTGGTTTTTAACAGGCGATACCAATATTAAATACCTTAAAGATAATGGTGTACGTATCTGGGACGAATGGGCGGATGAAAACGGCAACCTCGGACCGGTTTATGGTTCGCAATGGAGAAGCTGGCCCACACCTGATGGCCAGCACATTGATCAGATTACAAATATTATCAACACGATCAAAAACAATCCTGATTCGCGCAGGATCATTGTTTCAGCATGGAATGTTGCCGAAATCGAAAATATGGCCTTGCCTCCTTGTCATGCTTTTTTTCAGTTTTATGTAGCAGATGGAAAATTAAGCTGCCAGCTGTATCAGCGCAGTGCCGATATTTTTCTGGGCGTCCCTTTCAATATTGCCTCTTATGCCTTACTTACCATGATGGTGGCACAGGTTTGCGGTTTACAGGCCGGAGATTTTATCCACACCCTTGGCGATGCGCACTTATACAATAACCATATCGAACAGGCCAACCTACAATTAAGCCGCGAGCCTAAACCGCTTCCAACTATGAAAATCAATCCCGATGTAAAAAGCATCTTCGATTTCAAGTTTGAAGATTTTACACTGGAGAACTACGAGGCTCATCCACATATTAAAGGTATTGTAGCAGTATAA
- a CDS encoding NAD(P)/FAD-dependent oxidoreductase, whose product MDLQLPKSEYPRVVIVGGGFGGIELAKRLKNKPFQVVMLDKHNYHTFQPLLYQVATGGLEADSIAFPLRKIFKGQKNLIFRVTKVTEVNAAENCLQTDVGRVNYDYLVIATGSTSNFFGNKEIEANSMPMKSIPEALDLRSLILQNFEKSLIEKDADKKSALLNFVVVGGGPTGVETSGAIAELKKHVIPNDYPEMDLSKVNIYLVENSPELLGVMSPQAQKKAKDFLTDMGVQVMNETRVLGYDGHTLNLQDKPAILSSTVIWSAGVKGEVLAGLDKAEVVRGGRLKTDTQNLVAGYQNIYAIGDVAAIIDEETPNGHPGVAPAAIQQGHHLAKNLINIKENKPLEKFKYFDKGSMATVGRNKAVVDIGKIRFQGVFAWFTWMFVHLMTLVGFRNKIIVFVNWLWSYFSYDRGTRLIIRTFAKDRSVDYREEVPDEVH is encoded by the coding sequence ATGGATTTACAACTTCCTAAAAGCGAATACCCTAGAGTAGTGATTGTTGGTGGCGGATTTGGTGGGATTGAGTTAGCTAAACGCTTAAAAAACAAACCTTTTCAGGTGGTTATGCTCGATAAACATAACTATCATACCTTTCAACCATTACTTTATCAGGTAGCCACGGGTGGTTTAGAAGCCGATTCTATCGCCTTTCCTCTACGTAAGATTTTTAAAGGACAAAAGAATCTCATTTTCCGTGTAACCAAAGTTACCGAAGTAAATGCGGCAGAAAATTGTTTACAAACCGATGTAGGCAGGGTTAATTACGATTACCTGGTTATTGCCACTGGCTCTACCAGTAATTTCTTCGGCAATAAAGAAATAGAAGCCAATTCGATGCCAATGAAATCGATCCCCGAAGCATTGGATTTACGGAGTTTGATTTTACAAAATTTCGAAAAATCGCTGATTGAAAAAGATGCAGATAAAAAAAGTGCACTACTAAATTTTGTGGTAGTTGGTGGCGGTCCAACAGGTGTTGAAACTTCGGGGGCCATTGCAGAGCTTAAAAAACACGTTATTCCCAATGATTATCCGGAAATGGATTTAAGTAAAGTGAATATTTATCTGGTCGAAAATTCTCCTGAATTATTAGGTGTAATGTCTCCACAGGCGCAGAAAAAGGCCAAAGATTTCCTTACTGATATGGGCGTTCAGGTGATGAATGAAACCAGGGTACTTGGTTATGATGGCCACACCCTTAACTTACAGGATAAACCAGCCATTCTAAGTTCAACAGTAATCTGGAGTGCCGGTGTTAAAGGTGAAGTTTTAGCCGGTTTAGATAAAGCTGAGGTGGTGCGTGGAGGAAGATTAAAAACCGATACCCAAAATCTGGTAGCAGGTTATCAGAATATTTATGCAATTGGTGATGTGGCCGCCATCATCGACGAAGAAACACCAAACGGTCACCCTGGGGTTGCGCCGGCAGCTATCCAGCAAGGACACCATCTTGCTAAAAACCTGATCAACATTAAAGAAAATAAACCTTTAGAGAAATTTAAATACTTCGATAAAGGCTCTATGGCTACTGTAGGCAGGAACAAAGCAGTGGTAGATATTGGTAAAATCCGTTTTCAGGGCGTTTTTGCCTGGTTTACATGGATGTTTGTGCATTTAATGACCTTAGTTGGTTTCCGTAATAAAATTATTGTTTTCGTAAACTGGCTTTGGAGTTATTTCAGCTACGACCGCGGAACGCGTTTAATTATCAGAACCTTTGCGAAAGACCGAAGTGTGGATTACAGGGAGGAAGTTCCGGATGAAGTTCATTAG
- a CDS encoding GNAT family N-acetyltransferase, with product MSLHVQKVNHPEDLDKVFAIRKIVFVDEQNCPPELEWEHEDESIHFLATNNGQPCGACRWRKTDAGYKLERFAVLKDFRGQGVGRALIAEALSDLPEDAHYIYLNSQLDAMSLYAKFGFVAEGDQFEEAGIQHFKMVKKV from the coding sequence ATGAGTCTGCACGTTCAAAAAGTTAACCACCCTGAGGATTTAGATAAAGTATTTGCTATACGTAAAATTGTATTTGTAGACGAACAAAATTGTCCGCCGGAACTGGAGTGGGAGCATGAAGATGAATCCATACATTTTTTGGCCACCAATAACGGACAACCTTGTGGTGCCTGCAGATGGCGTAAAACTGATGCTGGCTATAAATTAGAGCGTTTTGCTGTTTTAAAAGATTTTAGAGGACAGGGGGTAGGTCGTGCATTAATCGCCGAAGCTTTATCCGACCTGCCTGAGGATGCGCATTATATTTACTTAAACTCGCAACTGGATGCCATGAGCTTGTACGCCAAATTTGGTTTTGTGGCTGAAGGAGATCAGTTTGAAGAAGCTGGTATACAGCATTTTAAAATGGTGAAAAAGGTGTAG
- the ispE gene encoding 4-(cytidine 5'-diphospho)-2-C-methyl-D-erythritol kinase: MLSFPNAKINLGLNITEKRADGYHNLETIFYPINIKDAVEITDADITSCKIHGVDIPGDANDNLCFKAYQLIKKDFDIPAQQINLLKNIPVGAGLGGGSADCAFVIKLLNEKFSLGLSVERMEDYARQLGADCAFFIENKPVYAFNKGDEFEKCEIDLSAWFKVLVKPPVHVSTADAYAHVKPQKPLQSLKEIIHLHPTTWKYKVINDFEPSVFVKYPQIRQIKTSLYDAGATFALMSGSGSSVFALFSHPVKLPELEKNNLVFYGI, from the coding sequence ATGCTATCTTTTCCCAACGCAAAAATAAACTTAGGCTTAAATATCACCGAAAAACGTGCTGATGGTTACCACAACCTCGAAACCATTTTTTATCCCATCAATATTAAAGATGCGGTCGAAATTACCGATGCGGATATAACCTCGTGCAAAATACATGGTGTCGATATTCCTGGTGATGCGAACGATAACCTCTGTTTTAAAGCCTATCAGTTGATAAAAAAGGATTTTGATATCCCTGCACAGCAGATCAATTTGTTAAAAAACATTCCGGTAGGTGCAGGATTGGGGGGGGGCTCGGCAGACTGTGCATTTGTGATCAAGTTGCTGAATGAGAAGTTCAGTTTAGGTTTGTCGGTTGAGAGAATGGAAGATTACGCCCGCCAGCTAGGTGCCGATTGTGCTTTTTTTATCGAGAACAAACCTGTTTACGCATTTAACAAGGGCGATGAATTTGAAAAATGTGAAATAGATTTGTCAGCCTGGTTTAAAGTTTTGGTAAAACCGCCCGTACATGTAAGTACAGCCGATGCTTATGCGCATGTAAAACCTCAGAAACCTTTGCAATCGTTAAAAGAAATCATACATTTGCATCCAACAACATGGAAATATAAGGTTATCAACGATTTCGAACCATCCGTTTTCGTTAAATATCCCCAAATTCGTCAAATAAAAACCAGTTTATACGATGCAGGCGCAACATTCGCTTTAATGAGTGGTAGCGGTTCGTCGGTTTTTGCATTGTTTAGCCATCCCGTTAAATTGCCAGAACTGGAAAAAAATAACTTAGTATTTTATGGTATTTAG
- the secDF gene encoding protein translocase subunit SecDF has protein sequence MQGKGFIKFIAIVLAIVCAYALSFTLVASKVEKDAKNYAKGDLAKEKAYLDSMSTEKVYPVVGFTYQEVKAKEINLGLDLKGGMNVTMEISLAELVKSLAGNPTDANFNKAVQNAQIQLNAGGKDYIKIFVNEFEKLSPGVKLADYFSNQDNASQLKPNASNGDVESFLEKEATSAIDRSFTVLRSRIDGFGVVSPNMQKQEGSNRILIEMPGVQDKERIAKLLQGSAELQFWQVYQVQEVAPLLENINKTLAATLKADAPATKDTTAAPAAGGKLAGLEKAAAKDSTAKGGKLAGLGKKDSTAVRAELVKSNPLYAVLNLPIYQGQNGQQQLMPGAVVGMSLQKDTAKVNSYLRLPEVAASIPSTMKFMWSVKPREGSKIFELYAIKVVSADGKPDLGGEAISDSRADFDQKGKPEVTMYMTSEGSAKWKKITAEAAADPNNKKSIAIVLDNQVYSAPTVQNEIAGGVSSITGNFTQADTKDLSNILKAGKLPAPARIAGSYIVGPTLGAQAIHDGLISFVIAFIVILIFMALYYHRAGWVANFALLINLFFVIGILVSLGAVLTLPGIAGIVLTIGLSVDANILIFERVREELAHGKSIGVAIKEGFKHAMPSIIDSNVTLFILGAILYAFGSGPVQGFATTLCIGILSSLFAAVAISRVVFESLLTRKIEINFDNSLTRNAFKNLAFNFVGRRKIYYIISTIIIVAGIGMYFKNGGLNLGVDFKGGRTYLVHFDKAVNTEDLKSKLTPVFGNETPEVKTAGEDSQVKITTTFHIEDQDIKTDKVVEDALNKGLSGSKFEIVSSQKVTPIIASDIVNGAFYAVLISCLFMFIYIVVRFKKWQYGLGAVIALFHDVLMVLSFYTILDGIMPFSLEIGQDFIAAILTVMGYTMTETVVVFDRIREKLKEAGKEDLHGEERNNLINFALNSTLSRTILTSLTVFFVLLVIFIFGGDSIRGFIFALLIGRIIGTYSSLCISTPIVIDLGSSAEKK, from the coding sequence ATGCAAGGAAAAGGTTTTATTAAGTTTATAGCGATAGTATTGGCTATCGTTTGTGCGTATGCACTTTCTTTTACTTTGGTAGCATCCAAGGTAGAAAAAGACGCAAAAAACTATGCGAAAGGTGACTTAGCCAAAGAAAAGGCTTACTTAGATTCGATGAGTACCGAGAAAGTTTATCCAGTTGTTGGGTTTACTTATCAAGAAGTAAAAGCCAAAGAAATCAATTTGGGTTTAGACTTAAAAGGCGGAATGAATGTAACGATGGAGATATCGTTAGCTGAACTGGTTAAATCATTAGCGGGCAACCCTACTGATGCCAACTTCAACAAAGCAGTTCAAAACGCACAGATCCAGTTAAACGCTGGCGGTAAAGACTACATCAAGATTTTCGTTAACGAATTTGAAAAATTAAGTCCGGGTGTAAAACTTGCTGATTATTTTTCAAATCAGGATAATGCTTCGCAATTAAAACCAAATGCAAGCAATGGCGATGTTGAATCTTTCTTAGAAAAAGAAGCAACCAGCGCTATCGACCGTTCGTTTACTGTATTACGTTCGCGTATTGATGGTTTCGGGGTAGTAAGTCCGAACATGCAAAAACAAGAAGGCAGTAACCGTATCTTAATCGAAATGCCAGGTGTGCAGGATAAAGAGCGTATTGCTAAACTTTTACAAGGATCTGCAGAATTACAGTTCTGGCAGGTATACCAGGTACAGGAAGTTGCGCCTTTGTTAGAAAACATCAATAAAACTTTAGCAGCAACATTAAAAGCTGATGCTCCTGCAACTAAAGATACAACTGCTGCTCCTGCAGCTGGCGGTAAATTAGCGGGCTTAGAAAAAGCTGCAGCTAAAGATAGTACCGCTAAAGGCGGTAAACTTGCTGGTTTAGGTAAAAAAGATTCTACAGCGGTTAGGGCTGAGTTAGTAAAATCTAACCCATTATATGCTGTTCTTAACCTTCCAATTTACCAAGGACAAAACGGACAACAACAATTAATGCCAGGTGCAGTTGTTGGTATGTCGTTACAAAAAGATACTGCTAAAGTAAACTCATATTTAAGACTTCCTGAAGTTGCTGCATCTATTCCATCTACGATGAAATTTATGTGGAGTGTTAAACCAAGAGAAGGTTCTAAAATTTTCGAATTGTATGCCATTAAAGTAGTAAGTGCTGATGGTAAACCAGATTTAGGTGGCGAGGCAATAAGCGATTCGCGTGCTGACTTTGATCAAAAAGGTAAACCAGAAGTAACCATGTACATGACCAGTGAAGGTTCTGCTAAATGGAAAAAAATTACTGCTGAAGCTGCTGCTGATCCAAACAACAAAAAATCTATTGCTATTGTATTAGATAACCAGGTTTATTCTGCTCCTACCGTTCAGAACGAAATTGCTGGTGGTGTATCTTCAATTACTGGTAACTTTACACAGGCAGATACAAAAGATTTATCAAACATCTTAAAGGCTGGTAAATTACCTGCTCCTGCACGTATTGCGGGTAGCTACATTGTTGGTCCTACTTTAGGAGCACAAGCTATTCACGATGGTTTAATCTCTTTCGTAATCGCGTTTATTGTAATCTTAATCTTCATGGCGTTGTATTATCACCGTGCAGGTTGGGTTGCTAACTTTGCATTGTTAATCAACTTATTCTTCGTAATCGGTATTCTGGTATCGTTAGGCGCTGTATTAACTTTACCTGGTATCGCTGGTATCGTATTAACCATAGGTTTATCGGTTGATGCGAACATCCTGATTTTTGAACGTGTACGTGAAGAACTTGCACATGGTAAAAGCATTGGTGTTGCCATTAAAGAAGGTTTCAAACATGCAATGCCATCAATCATCGACTCAAACGTTACCTTATTCATCTTAGGAGCTATTCTTTATGCTTTTGGTAGCGGTCCGGTTCAAGGTTTCGCCACTACATTGTGTATTGGTATCCTTTCATCATTATTTGCTGCTGTAGCCATTTCAAGAGTAGTTTTCGAATCGTTATTAACACGTAAAATCGAAATCAACTTCGATAACAGCTTAACCCGTAATGCATTTAAAAACTTAGCATTCAACTTTGTTGGCCGTCGTAAAATTTATTACATCATTTCTACCATCATTATTGTGGCTGGTATTGGTATGTACTTCAAAAACGGTGGTTTAAACCTTGGTGTTGACTTTAAAGGTGGTAGAACTTATTTGGTTCACTTCGATAAAGCAGTTAACACTGAAGATTTAAAATCAAAATTAACTCCGGTTTTCGGTAACGAAACCCCAGAGGTTAAAACTGCAGGTGAAGACAGTCAGGTAAAAATTACCACTACTTTCCACATCGAAGATCAGGACATTAAAACTGATAAAGTTGTAGAAGATGCTTTAAACAAAGGTTTATCAGGTTCTAAATTTGAAATCGTAAGCTCACAAAAAGTAACGCCGATTATCGCCAGCGATATCGTAAACGGTGCTTTCTATGCGGTATTGATCTCATGTTTGTTCATGTTTATCTACATCGTTGTACGATTCAAAAAATGGCAGTATGGTTTAGGTGCGGTAATCGCCTTATTCCATGATGTGTTAATGGTATTATCTTTCTACACTATTTTAGATGGTATTATGCCATTCTCATTAGAAATCGGTCAGGATTTTATCGCAGCAATTTTAACAGTAATGGGTTACACCATGACAGAAACCGTTGTTGTGTTCGACCGTATCCGTGAGAAACTAAAAGAAGCTGGTAAAGAAGATTTACATGGCGAAGAGCGTAACAATTTAATCAACTTCGCGTTAAACAGTACCTTAAGCCGTACCATTTTAACTTCATTAACTGTATTCTTCGTATTATTGGTAATCTTTATTTTCGGTGGTGATAGCATCCGCGGATTCATCTTCGCATTGTTAATCGGCCGTATTATTGGTACCTATTCATCATTATGTATCTCTACTCCTATCGTAATCGATTTGGGTAGTTCAGCTGAAAAAAAATAA
- a CDS encoding dihydrofolate reductase: MTNEPKIPSLSIAVAIGKNYAIGKNNQLLWHMPADLKFFKQTTSGHTVIMGRKTFDSVGKPLPNRRNVVITRDTELKIEGVEVVNSLDEALALTKTEEKPVFIVGGAEIYRQALPKTDTLYLTTIHHTFDADTFFPEIDGNDWKVISSETHKADEKNKYDYTFEVLARI, from the coding sequence ATGACCAATGAACCAAAAATCCCTTCGCTTTCAATAGCCGTAGCAATTGGCAAAAATTACGCAATAGGCAAAAACAACCAGCTTTTATGGCACATGCCTGCCGATTTAAAGTTTTTTAAACAAACTACGTCTGGCCATACAGTTATTATGGGGCGAAAAACCTTCGATTCTGTTGGCAAACCATTGCCCAATCGCAGGAACGTTGTAATAACCAGAGACACTGAATTAAAGATCGAGGGTGTTGAAGTGGTAAACAGTCTGGATGAAGCCTTAGCGCTTACCAAAACCGAAGAAAAACCAGTGTTTATTGTTGGTGGTGCAGAGATTTATCGCCAGGCCTTGCCAAAAACAGATACACTGTATTTAACCACCATCCACCATACTTTCGACGCTGATACATTTTTCCCAGAAATTGACGGGAATGATTGGAAAGTAATCAGCAGTGAAACCCATAAAGCCGACGAAAAGAATAAGTACGATTATACATTTGAGGTGTTAGCACGAATTTAG
- a CDS encoding hydroxymethylglutaryl-CoA lyase: MSHNKFKLVECPRDAMQGLHDFVPTALKAEYLNLLLQVGFDTLDFGSFVSPKAIPQMADTAEVLAQLDFNNTSTKLLAIVANLRGVEDAVKHRAIDYLGFPFSISETFQQRNTNSSISQSLNTVEEMLSVCAKNNKKAVVYLSMGFGNPYDDEWNYEIVEKWADVLVDKGVEILSLADTVGVSTPEKIESILPKLISRFSNTEIGIHLHSTPAERFEKIEAAYLSGVKRIDSALKGFGGCPMAADDLTGNIATEDVIDYLNAKGENLNLNMGKWNEAMALSGKVFG; the protein is encoded by the coding sequence ATGAGCCATAATAAATTCAAATTAGTAGAATGCCCACGCGATGCGATGCAGGGATTACACGATTTTGTGCCTACAGCGCTTAAAGCCGAATATTTAAATCTTTTGCTTCAGGTGGGTTTTGATACGCTTGATTTTGGAAGTTTTGTTTCACCTAAAGCCATTCCGCAAATGGCCGATACAGCAGAAGTTTTAGCACAATTGGATTTTAACAACACTTCTACTAAGTTGTTGGCCATTGTAGCTAATTTAAGGGGCGTAGAAGATGCAGTTAAACACAGAGCGATTGATTACTTAGGTTTTCCTTTTTCGATCTCTGAGACGTTCCAACAGCGCAATACCAATTCGAGTATCTCACAATCATTAAATACGGTTGAAGAAATGCTTTCAGTTTGTGCAAAAAACAATAAAAAGGCTGTTGTCTATCTATCCATGGGCTTTGGAAACCCTTATGATGATGAGTGGAATTATGAAATTGTAGAGAAGTGGGCGGATGTTTTGGTTGACAAAGGCGTAGAAATTTTATCTTTAGCTGATACTGTAGGTGTTTCTACGCCAGAAAAGATTGAAAGTATATTACCTAAACTAATTTCAAGATTTAGTAATACAGAAATTGGGATCCATTTACACTCCACTCCCGCTGAGCGGTTCGAAAAGATTGAAGCCGCATATCTTTCCGGTGTTAAACGCATTGATTCAGCATTAAAAGGCTTTGGCGGCTGCCCTATGGCAGCTGATGATTTAACAGGAAACATCGCTACTGAGGATGTTATTGACTATTTGAATGCAAAAGGCGAAAACCTCAATTTAAATATGGGTAAATGGAATGAGGCGATGGCATTATCGGGGAAGGTATTTGGGTAG
- a CDS encoding OsmC family protein, which yields MNINLIRKSGKFNFEAENESGFTVELDAKAAIGGEGKGFRPMEMLLIGLGGCSGIDMVNVLTKQKEPLDDVKIAINATRKEEEMPPIFDVINIHFDLFGDLSVPKVERALQMTFDKYCSVSNILGRSATINFTYKINK from the coding sequence ATGAACATTAATCTAATCCGCAAAAGCGGTAAATTTAATTTTGAAGCAGAAAACGAAAGCGGTTTTACCGTAGAGTTGGATGCAAAGGCTGCAATAGGCGGCGAAGGGAAAGGTTTCAGGCCAATGGAAATGTTATTGATTGGTTTAGGTGGCTGCAGTGGGATTGATATGGTAAATGTATTAACCAAACAGAAGGAACCCCTTGATGATGTTAAAATTGCCATAAACGCGACGCGTAAAGAAGAAGAAATGCCGCCGATTTTTGACGTAATCAACATTCATTTCGACCTTTTTGGCGATTTAAGCGTGCCAAAGGTAGAGCGTGCATTACAAATGACTTTCGATAAATATTGCTCGGTATCTAATATTTTAGGCCGGTCTGCAACAATTAACTTTACTTATAAAATAAATAAATAG
- a CDS encoding trans-sulfuration enzyme family protein has protein sequence MKSENFETIAIRTQTERSLHKEHSSPIYLTSSYKFEDAEEMRALFANEKEGNVYSRYSNPNTSEFIDKMCLLEGAEDGFATATGMAAIFTTFGAFLKNGDHLVSSRSVFGSTHQLLTNVFSNWGVTFDYADLDKPQDWEALIKPNTKMIFVETPSNPGIDIIDLEFLGDLAKKHNLLLVVDNCFATPYLQRPIELGAHISIHSATKYIDGQGRVLGGVILGTKELIADVIGFARHSGPALSPFNAWILSKSLETLAIRMDRHCENALKVAEYLEKHPKIKLVKYPFLPSHPQYEIAKKQMKQGGGIVTIVVDGGIDAARKFMDRLEMFSISANLADTRSIATHPATSTHSKLTEEQRNEVGIEQGSIRLSIGLEHINDILADIEQALA, from the coding sequence ATGAAATCCGAAAATTTTGAAACCATAGCTATACGCACTCAAACAGAACGCAGCCTGCATAAAGAGCATTCATCGCCAATTTACCTTACTTCGAGTTATAAGTTCGAAGATGCTGAAGAAATGCGTGCTTTGTTTGCCAACGAAAAAGAGGGGAACGTTTATAGCCGTTATTCAAATCCAAATACCTCAGAGTTTATTGATAAAATGTGCCTTTTGGAAGGTGCTGAAGATGGTTTTGCAACTGCTACTGGTATGGCGGCCATTTTTACCACTTTTGGTGCTTTCTTAAAAAATGGCGACCACCTGGTTTCGAGCCGTTCGGTTTTTGGTTCAACGCATCAATTGCTGACCAATGTTTTTTCTAACTGGGGAGTAACTTTTGATTATGCAGATTTAGATAAACCACAGGACTGGGAAGCACTGATCAAACCAAACACCAAAATGATTTTTGTAGAGACGCCATCTAATCCGGGTATCGATATCATCGATCTTGAATTTTTAGGTGATTTAGCGAAAAAACACAATTTATTGCTGGTGGTTGATAATTGTTTTGCCACACCATATTTGCAACGTCCGATTGAACTTGGTGCACACATCTCTATTCATTCGGCTACCAAGTACATTGATGGACAAGGCCGTGTTTTAGGTGGTGTTATTTTAGGTACAAAAGAACTAATTGCTGATGTTATTGGTTTTGCCCGTCACAGTGGACCCGCACTTTCACCTTTTAATGCCTGGATTTTATCTAAAAGCCTAGAAACTTTGGCCATCCGTATGGACCGTCATTGCGAAAACGCCTTAAAAGTGGCCGAATATTTAGAAAAGCACCCAAAAATCAAACTGGTGAAATATCCGTTTTTGCCATCGCACCCACAGTATGAAATTGCCAAAAAGCAAATGAAACAGGGTGGAGGTATTGTAACCATTGTGGTTGATGGCGGTATAGATGCGGCACGTAAATTTATGGACCGTTTAGAAATGTTCTCTATTTCTGCAAACCTTGCCGATACACGTTCAATTGCTACACATCCTGCAACCAGCACTCACAGTAAACTAACCGAAGAGCAAAGAAATGAAGTAGGTATAGAACAGGGATCTATTCGTTTATCAATCGGTTTAGAGCATATTAACGATATTTTAGCTGATATTGAGCAGGCTTTAGCTTAA
- a CDS encoding low affinity iron permease family protein has protein sequence MAKSKNETRKNNFFEKFANAATKFTGSSVAFIAATAIVIIWAVTGPLFNYSETWQLVINTGTTIITFLMVFLIQKAQNKDGKAIQLKLNELIAAQQGASNRMVDIEDLSEKELDQLHKFYVTIATLAKKEADIHCSHSIDVAKELNEMKLKSNKHFKHHDNESARSKS, from the coding sequence ATGGCAAAATCTAAAAACGAAACCAGGAAAAATAATTTTTTTGAGAAATTCGCTAATGCGGCAACCAAGTTTACGGGCAGTTCTGTTGCATTTATTGCGGCAACCGCTATCGTAATTATTTGGGCAGTAACCGGGCCTTTGTTTAACTATTCTGAAACCTGGCAGTTGGTGATTAACACAGGGACAACAATTATTACATTTTTAATGGTTTTCCTGATCCAGAAAGCACAGAATAAAGACGGTAAGGCCATTCAGCTAAAACTGAATGAACTGATTGCAGCACAGCAGGGGGCAAGTAACCGGATGGTGGATATTGAAGACCTGAGTGAAAAAGAACTGGATCAGTTACATAAATTTTACGTTACGATTGCTACACTTGCCAAAAAAGAGGCCGATATTCATTGTTCGCATTCGATAGATGTAGCCAAAGAGCTTAACGAAATGAAATTAAAATCGAATAAACACTTTAAACACCACGATAATGAGTCTGCACGTTCAAAAAGTTAA